A window from Salvelinus sp. IW2-2015 linkage group LG5, ASM291031v2, whole genome shotgun sequence encodes these proteins:
- the LOC111964326 gene encoding ubiquitin-conjugating enzyme E2 D2 isoform X2 codes for MFHWQATIMGPNDSPYQGGVFFLTIHFPTDYPFKPPKVAFTTRIYHPNINSNGSICLDILRSQWSPALTISKVLLSICSLLCDPNPDDPLVPEIARIYKTDREKYNRIAREWTQKYAM; via the exons TGTTTCACTGGCAGGCTACCATAATGGGACCT AATGACAGTCCGTATCAGGGTGGTGTGTTCTTCTTGACCATTCACTTCCCCACTGACTATCCCTTCAAACCACCAAAG GTTGCATTTACCACAAGAATCTATCACCCAAACATCAACAGCAATGGCAGCATCTGCTTGGACATCCTGAGGTCGCAGTGGTCGCCAGCACTCACCATCTCCAAAG TCCTCTTGTCCATCTGCTCACTTCTCTGTGACCCAAACCCAGACGATCCACTAGTGCCTGAGATCGCACGCATCTACAAGACAGACAGGGAAAA ATACAACAGAATAGCCCGGGAATGGACCCAGAAATATGCTATGTAG
- the LOC111964315 gene encoding CXXC-type zinc finger protein 5-like isoform X2: MSSGRSEGSRDRTAEALERSSCSEDVPVIERRNRSGIISEPLSKSLKRSRTLSQYTAACPTNTNGHTHHNGETKSHPAKPQPPPQPQPTVSALAAAKLDRTLEQVLEGQNGLLHFAQAAVLLKRAGMEHMLLPGGMGMGMGGSDSISGANDLEGASAADSIGGIADFPYGVGGGFPFNPGLFIMTPAGVFLADSALHMAGLAEYPAQSELASAINSGKKKRKRCGMCQPCRRRINCETCSSCRNRKTGHQICKFRKCDELKKKPSATLEVMLPTGAAFRWFQ; this comes from the exons ATGTCTAGCGGACGGTCGGAGGGAAGCCGAGACCGGACAGCCGAGGCCCTAGAGCGAAGCAGCTGCAGTGAGGATGTCCCTGTCATCGAGCGCAGGAACCGCAGTGGCATCATCAGTGAGCCTCTGAGTAAGAGCCTTAAAAGGTCCCGCACCCTCTCCCAGTACACAGCCGCCTGCCCCACCAACactaatggacacacacaccacaatggaGAGACCAAGAGCCACCCGGCCAAGCCCCAGCCGCCCCCACAGCCCCAGCCCACTGTCTCAGCGCTGGCGGCAGCCAAGCTGGACCGGACCCTGGAGCAAGTCCTGGAAGGACAGAATGGCCTGCTGCACTTTGCCCAGGCTGCGGTGCTGTTAAAGAGGGCTGGGATGGAGCACATGCTGCTGCCGGGGGgcatggggatggggatggggggtAGCGATTCAATCTCAGGGGCAAACGACTTGGAGGGTGCGTCTGCTGCGGACTCCATTGGCGGTATTGCAGACTTCCCGTACGGTGTGGGAGGCGGCTTCCCGTTCAATCCGGGACTGTTTATCATGACACCGGCCGGCGTGTTCCTGGCCGACAGCGCTCTGCACATGGCCGGCCTGGCCGAGTACCCGGCGCAGAGCGAGCTGGCCTCCGCCATCAACTCCGGCAAAAAGAAGCGGAAACGCTGCGGCATGTGCCAGCCCTGCCGTCGGCGAATTAACTGCGAGACGTGCAGCAGCTGCCGGAACCGCAAAACGGGCCACCAGATCTGCAAGTTCCGCAAATGTGATGAGCTGAAAAAGAAACCATCTGCCACTCTGGAG GTGATGCTTCCTACAGGAGCAGCATTCCGGTGGTTCCAGTAA
- the LOC111964315 gene encoding CXXC-type zinc finger protein 5-like isoform X1, which yields MSSGRSEGSRDRTAEALERSSCSEDVPVIERRNRSGIISEPLSKSLKRSRTLSQYTAACPTNTNGHTHHNGETKSHPAKPQPPPQPQPTVSALAAAKLDRTLEQVLEGQNGLLHFAQAAVLLKRAGMEHMLLPGGMGMGMGGSDSISGANDLEGASAADSIGGIADFPYGVGGGFPFNPGLFIMTPAGVFLADSALHMAGLAEYPAQSELASAINSGKKKRKRCGMCQPCRRRINCETCSSCRNRKTGHQICKFRKCDELKKKPSATLEKVMLPTGAAFRWFQ from the exons ATGTCTAGCGGACGGTCGGAGGGAAGCCGAGACCGGACAGCCGAGGCCCTAGAGCGAAGCAGCTGCAGTGAGGATGTCCCTGTCATCGAGCGCAGGAACCGCAGTGGCATCATCAGTGAGCCTCTGAGTAAGAGCCTTAAAAGGTCCCGCACCCTCTCCCAGTACACAGCCGCCTGCCCCACCAACactaatggacacacacaccacaatggaGAGACCAAGAGCCACCCGGCCAAGCCCCAGCCGCCCCCACAGCCCCAGCCCACTGTCTCAGCGCTGGCGGCAGCCAAGCTGGACCGGACCCTGGAGCAAGTCCTGGAAGGACAGAATGGCCTGCTGCACTTTGCCCAGGCTGCGGTGCTGTTAAAGAGGGCTGGGATGGAGCACATGCTGCTGCCGGGGGgcatggggatggggatggggggtAGCGATTCAATCTCAGGGGCAAACGACTTGGAGGGTGCGTCTGCTGCGGACTCCATTGGCGGTATTGCAGACTTCCCGTACGGTGTGGGAGGCGGCTTCCCGTTCAATCCGGGACTGTTTATCATGACACCGGCCGGCGTGTTCCTGGCCGACAGCGCTCTGCACATGGCCGGCCTGGCCGAGTACCCGGCGCAGAGCGAGCTGGCCTCCGCCATCAACTCCGGCAAAAAGAAGCGGAAACGCTGCGGCATGTGCCAGCCCTGCCGTCGGCGAATTAACTGCGAGACGTGCAGCAGCTGCCGGAACCGCAAAACGGGCCACCAGATCTGCAAGTTCCGCAAATGTGATGAGCTGAAAAAGAAACCATCTGCCACTCTGGAG AAGGTGATGCTTCCTACAGGAGCAGCATTCCGGTGGTTCCAGTAA